The following are encoded together in the Brassica napus cultivar Da-Ae chromosome A9, Da-Ae, whole genome shotgun sequence genome:
- the LOC106454979 gene encoding alanine and glycine-rich protein-like, whose translation MKGYIIALIVCACVAIIAVVLILCCLQNRKKKKTWSPPPRPPVKDVEKGRRSSVARDGGLVVLTGTAVTTAVVATAVTTGTADEISGGGGGGEGGGECDGGGDGGGGCGGCGGCGGCGGCGG comes from the coding sequence atgaAAGGTTACATTATTGCTCTTATAGTATGTGCCTGCGTCGCTATAATCGCGGTTGTTCTTATCTTATGTTGTcttcaaaaccgcaaaaagaaaaaaacgtggTCTCCTCCACCGCGTCCGCCGGTAAAAGACGTTGAAAAAGGTAGAAGAAGCAGTGTCGCAAGAGATGGAGGGCTTGTTGTTTTGACAGGCACCGCTGTCACCACAGCCGTTGTAGCTACGGCTGTAACCACCGGAACCGCCGATGAAATtagtggtggtggaggaggcggGGAAGGCGGAGGAGAATGTGATggtggtggagatggtggaggaGGATGTGGAGGTTGCGGTGGTTGCGGCGGTTGTGGCGGGTGTGGAGGTTAA
- the LOC106445712 gene encoding uncharacterized protein LOC106445712, with protein MCYKKILPPVIPPPKLPAAEVTVTTEVVAIASVRDDGGEKKVCVCSPSKHPRSFKCRYHHHEYQWLPSSSSSSSSPYSSSSLQK; from the coding sequence ATGTGCTACAAAAAGATTCTCCCACCTGTTATTCCACCGCCAAAGTTACCGGCGGCAGAAGTGACGGTGACGACGGAGGTGGTAGCCATCGCGAGTGTCCGTGACGACGGCGGTGAAAAGAAGGTGTGTGTATGTTCACCGTCGAAGCATCCAAGATCGTTCAAGTGTAGGTATCATCATCATGAATATCAATggcttccttcttcttcttcttcttcttcctctccgtattcttcttcttcactccaAAAATGA